From one Cyanobacterium stanieri PCC 7202 genomic stretch:
- a CDS encoding protein of unknown function DUF395 YeeE/YedE (PFAM: YeeE/YedE family (DUF395)~InterPro IPR007272~KEGG: amr:AM1_3240 YeeE/YedE family protein, putative~PFAM: protein of unknown function DUF395 YeeE/YedE~SPTR: Putative uncharacterized protein), with the protein MVEFNWITGLSGGILIGISATILLAFDGRIAGISGMLNGAVDWQKKEYWRWYFLGGMLLGGLIYEYFLPFLPSTPIPDAKPLIMIVGGLLVGFGTTMGNGCTSGHGVCGLGRFSARSLVAVITFLVTAMVTVFITNLVG; encoded by the coding sequence ATGGTTGAATTTAACTGGATTACGGGTTTATCGGGAGGCATCCTCATCGGCATCAGTGCCACAATTCTACTCGCCTTTGATGGACGTATTGCAGGGATTAGCGGAATGTTAAACGGTGCCGTGGATTGGCAAAAAAAAGAATACTGGCGCTGGTATTTTTTAGGAGGGATGTTATTGGGAGGACTAATTTATGAGTATTTTTTGCCCTTTCTTCCCTCTACCCCCATCCCCGACGCAAAACCCTTAATTATGATAGTGGGCGGTTTATTAGTCGGTTTTGGTACCACAATGGGTAACGGATGCACCAGTGGTCATGGTGTTTGTGGTTTAGGGCGATTTTCTGCCCGTTCATTAGTAGCAGTAATTACTTTTTTAGTAACTGCCATGGTGACAGTTTTTATTACTAATTTGGTCGGTTAA
- a CDS encoding protein of unknown function DUF395 YeeE/YedE (PFAM: YeeE/YedE family (DUF395)~InterPro IPR007272~KEGG: amr:AM1_3239 YeeE/YedE family protein, putative~PFAM: protein of unknown function DUF395 YeeE/YedE~SPTR: Putative uncharacterized protein): MNNKFNLIALISGLLFGLGLGISQMVDRTRVIGFLDVTGAWDPTLIFVLGGAVGVTAITFRFILPMRKPIFADKFYLPTRNDIDLFLILGAAIFGIGWGISGYCPGPAVTSLVQQNVNPFIFVIAFFVGSFSFKYWQKNK; this comes from the coding sequence ATGAACAATAAATTTAATTTAATAGCTTTAATAAGTGGTTTATTATTCGGTTTAGGGCTAGGTATATCCCAGATGGTCGATCGCACTCGGGTAATAGGCTTTTTGGACGTAACAGGGGCATGGGATCCTACCCTCATATTTGTTTTAGGCGGAGCAGTAGGGGTTACAGCCATTACTTTTCGATTTATTTTGCCCATGAGAAAGCCTATTTTTGCTGATAAATTTTATTTACCTACCCGTAATGACATTGACTTATTTTTAATTTTAGGAGCGGCTATTTTTGGTATTGGTTGGGGAATTTCTGGTTATTGTCCTGGACCTGCAGTGACTTCTTTGGTACAACAAAATGTTAATCCTTTTATATTTGTCATTGCTTTTTTTGTAGGTTCTTTTAGTTTTAAATATTGGCAAAAAAATAAATAA
- a CDS encoding protein of unknown function DUF29 (PFAM: Domain of unknown function DUF29~InterPro IPR002636~KEGG: syn:slr1811 hypothetical protein~PFAM: protein of unknown function DUF29~SPTR: Slr1811 protein) yields MVTQLKTDHKSLYDTDYNLWVLETVKKLENRDLGSLDWENLIEEVLDLSKRDKRKIKNLLIKLFEHLLKLKYWSDQSQYNRGHWLGEIRNFRQQINDELEDSPSLKPYISDIFIECYHKGRAIASDRSQLPLNVFPENPMATLEQILDENWLPE; encoded by the coding sequence ATGGTAACGCAATTAAAAACAGATCATAAAAGTCTATACGATACCGATTATAATCTCTGGGTGTTGGAAACCGTTAAGAAACTGGAAAACAGAGATTTAGGTTCCCTCGATTGGGAGAATCTAATTGAGGAGGTATTGGACTTGAGTAAGAGGGATAAAAGGAAAATTAAAAATTTACTGATTAAACTATTTGAGCATCTTTTAAAACTCAAATATTGGTCTGATCAATCACAATATAATAGAGGGCATTGGTTAGGAGAAATTCGTAATTTTCGCCAACAAATTAATGATGAATTAGAAGATAGTCCCAGTCTAAAACCTTATATCTCGGATATATTCATAGAATGTTATCACAAAGGCAGGGCGATCGCCTCTGATAGATCACAATTACCCCTTAATGTCTTCCCCGAAAATCCCATGGCAACCCTAGAGCAAATTTTAGACGAGAATTGGTTGCCTGAATAA
- a CDS encoding protein of unknown function DUF29 (PFAM: Domain of unknown function DUF29~InterPro IPR002636~KEGG: syn:slr1812 hypothetical protein~PFAM: protein of unknown function DUF29~SPTR: Slr1812 protein) — protein sequence MVVELKIDHKNLYDTDYNLWVLETVKRLENRDLDSLDWDNLIEEVLDLSKRDKRKLKSLLKRLLEHLLKLEYWDEEKERNQNHWRAEIVNFKQLIRDLLEDSPSLKNYLLEIYPECYQDAKEVFSQRSQVFVNKLPDEPVINLEQILDENWLPDL from the coding sequence ATGGTAGTAGAGTTAAAAATCGACCATAAAAATCTATACGATACCGATTATAATCTCTGGGTATTAGAAACCGTTAAAAGACTGGAGAACAGAGATTTGGATTCCCTCGATTGGGATAATCTGATTGAGGAGGTATTGGACTTGAGTAAGAGAGATAAAAGGAAACTCAAAAGTTTATTAAAAAGATTATTAGAACATCTGCTGAAGCTAGAATATTGGGATGAAGAAAAAGAAAGAAATCAAAATCACTGGAGAGCAGAAATAGTAAATTTTAAACAGCTAATTCGAGATCTATTAGAAGATAGTCCTAGTTTAAAAAATTATTTATTAGAAATTTATCCAGAATGTTATCAAGATGCCAAAGAAGTTTTTTCCCAGAGATCTCAAGTTTTTGTGAATAAGTTACCTGATGAACCCGTAATAAATTTAGAGCAAATCTTAGACGAGAATTGGTTGCCCGATTTATAA
- a CDS encoding hypothetical protein (PFAM: Protein of unknown function (DUF2862)~KEGG: cyh:Cyan8802_1890 hypothetical protein~SPTR: Putative uncharacterized protein): MEIGQKVKICRLREKVSPEIVEKVQQGQAATIKSFKMTDGSGVGVFVEFPDSTTGWFFEDEVVLVQ; encoded by the coding sequence ATGGAAATCGGACAAAAGGTAAAAATCTGTCGTTTAAGAGAAAAAGTATCCCCTGAAATTGTAGAAAAGGTACAACAAGGACAAGCTGCAACTATTAAATCTTTTAAAATGACTGATGGTAGCGGTGTAGGTGTATTTGTAGAATTTCCTGATTCTACTACTGGTTGGTTTTTTGAGGATGAGGTTGTATTAGTTCAATAG
- a CDS encoding arsenite efflux ATP-binding protein ArsA (PFAM: Anion-transporting ATPase~COGs: COG0003 ATPase involved in chromosome partitioning~KEGG: syp:SYNPCC7002_A0998 anion ABC transporter ATPase~SPTR: Anion-transporting ATPase superfamily; TC 3.A.4.1.1): MAFILTFLGKGGVGSTTMAIASAHLYAQQGKKVLLAVQDSSPCFAMLLGKDVGKEITEIAPNLNAIRLHSSRLLEDSWEQVKDLEKKYLRSPILKNIYGSELSLLPGMDEALILNYIREQDPQYDVIIFDSKNALSCLRMFGIPDTLSWYFRRMRNILENSDIVKGLSPFIQPVSSAILNVSWSADNFASQPSNEANELLENGKKAVHNPSRVASFLVTNDQPSAIASALYSWGSAQQIGLTVGGVLLNQSTNTPEITAKFHPLTINPIPQVSPQDWDSIIALLPDFQENACKAPQPLQIDSNNREVRVFLPGFDKKQVKLSQSGPEITIEAGDQRRNIFLPPPLKGQSVKGAKFQDKYLIINL, translated from the coding sequence ATGGCTTTTATTTTAACTTTTTTGGGAAAAGGTGGTGTCGGTTCAACTACAATGGCGATCGCCTCTGCTCATTTATATGCACAACAGGGAAAAAAAGTATTATTGGCAGTACAGGATTCTAGCCCCTGTTTTGCCATGCTCTTAGGAAAAGATGTGGGTAAAGAAATAACGGAAATTGCTCCTAATTTGAACGCCATTCGCCTCCACAGTAGTAGATTATTGGAAGATAGTTGGGAACAGGTTAAGGATCTGGAAAAAAAATACCTGCGATCGCCCATACTAAAAAATATTTATGGTTCAGAACTAAGCCTTTTACCCGGTATGGATGAGGCATTAATCTTAAACTATATCCGAGAACAAGATCCCCAGTATGATGTCATTATTTTTGATAGTAAAAACGCCCTCAGTTGCCTAAGAATGTTTGGCATTCCCGACACCCTCAGCTGGTATTTTCGCCGTATGCGCAACATTTTGGAAAACTCCGACATTGTCAAAGGACTTTCTCCTTTCATTCAACCCGTTAGTAGTGCCATATTAAATGTTTCTTGGAGTGCCGATAACTTCGCCTCCCAACCCAGTAACGAAGCCAATGAACTACTAGAAAACGGCAAAAAAGCAGTTCATAATCCCTCTCGAGTAGCTTCCTTTTTAGTTACTAATGATCAACCCAGTGCGATCGCCTCCGCCCTTTATTCATGGGGAAGTGCGCAACAAATCGGCTTAACCGTGGGGGGCGTATTGCTCAACCAAAGCACCAACACCCCCGAAATTACCGCCAAATTTCATCCCCTCACCATCAACCCCATACCCCAAGTATCTCCACAAGATTGGGATAGTATCATCGCCCTTCTGCCCGATTTCCAAGAAAATGCCTGTAAAGCTCCTCAACCCTTACAAATAGACAGTAATAATAGGGAAGTTAGAGTATTTTTACCCGGATTTGACAAAAAACAAGTTAAACTGAGTCAATCAGGACCAGAAATCACCATCGAAGCAGGAGATCAACGCCGTAACATTTTCCTACCTCCTCCTCTCAAAGGACAGTCGGTAAAAGGGGCGAAATTTCAAGATAAATATTTGATTATTAACCTATAA
- a CDS encoding multisubunit sodium/proton antiporter, MrpB subunit (PFAM: Domain related to MnhB subunit of Na+/H+ antiporter~InterPro IPR007182~KEGG: cyt:cce_1680 putative monovalent cation/H+ antiporter subunit B~PFAM: Na+/H+ antiporter MnhB subunit-related protein~SPTR: Multiple resistance and pH regulation; TC 2.A.63.1) — protein MRILYLLAGFALFLKMLFTSSTIAEIEELSIMETIIQDSGVTNSVSGVIFRNRLYDTIFEVVVFTIAIVGAGFLLSNETPTQIVYQFTDQPSVVLARLGATIAALVAIELAIRGHLSPGGGFAAGVAGGTAIALVAITSPWEMLEDIYQKWHVAIIEKVSVLVFILLALFTLIGWELPYGQLGSLASGGIIPFLNILVALKVCLGSWAVILLFIRYRGLL, from the coding sequence ATGAGAATACTTTATCTACTAGCGGGATTTGCCCTCTTTTTAAAAATGCTATTTACTTCTAGCACCATCGCAGAGATAGAAGAACTTAGCATTATGGAAACCATCATCCAAGATTCTGGAGTAACTAACTCGGTATCAGGGGTAATCTTTCGTAACCGTTTATACGACACCATCTTTGAAGTAGTCGTATTTACCATCGCCATTGTGGGAGCAGGTTTTTTGCTATCCAATGAAACCCCAACCCAAATAGTTTATCAATTCACAGATCAACCCTCTGTAGTTTTAGCCCGTCTAGGGGCTACCATTGCAGCCTTAGTCGCCATAGAATTGGCTATTAGAGGACATCTGAGTCCGGGGGGTGGTTTTGCCGCAGGGGTGGCAGGAGGAACGGCGATCGCCCTTGTGGCCATTACTTCACCATGGGAAATGCTAGAGGATATTTATCAAAAATGGCATGTTGCCATCATCGAGAAAGTATCTGTACTTGTTTTTATTCTATTAGCATTGTTTACCTTAATAGGTTGGGAATTACCCTATGGACAATTGGGTAGTTTAGCTAGTGGCGGAATCATACCCTTTTTAAATATATTAGTTGCCCTCAAAGTCTGTCTTGGTTCTTGGGCAGTAATTCTCTTATTTATTCGTTATCGGGGTTTACTGTGA
- a CDS encoding hypothetical protein (KEGG: cyt:cce_4700 hypothetical protein~SPTR: Putative uncharacterized protein) — protein MIQVLAIISASASGGFRLGLPLLIIGLANVDKLWSDIPLLNRIHPEVLFAILVSITIFEIFGTKKLIGLRVIQLIQLILSPFVGALLAIGAANWTNLENAPVWIIGIVGALIALVLRFVLVGLFFRWGKMPILLTISEDILAMILALFALVAPENGGLIAMLLILLALRISSEWRQWYQEKKSSPQQNLTVNPDNE, from the coding sequence ATGATTCAAGTGTTAGCCATTATTTCCGCCTCCGCATCTGGCGGTTTTCGTCTCGGTTTACCTCTTCTGATTATTGGTTTAGCCAATGTGGACAAACTTTGGTCTGATATACCATTACTAAATCGTATCCATCCCGAAGTATTATTTGCCATCTTAGTTTCTATTACCATTTTTGAAATCTTCGGAACCAAAAAACTCATAGGATTGAGGGTAATTCAACTAATTCAATTAATACTTAGTCCTTTTGTGGGTGCGCTTCTTGCCATCGGGGCGGCTAATTGGACAAACTTGGAAAACGCTCCTGTGTGGATTATTGGTATTGTCGGGGCGCTCATTGCCTTGGTGCTAAGATTTGTTTTAGTGGGCTTATTTTTTCGGTGGGGAAAAATGCCTATACTTCTAACAATTTCAGAGGATATACTTGCCATGATACTGGCATTATTTGCATTGGTAGCCCCAGAAAATGGAGGATTGATTGCTATGTTATTAATCCTTTTAGCCCTTCGTATTTCCTCGGAATGGAGACAATGGTATCAGGAAAAAAAATCCTCTCCCCAACAAAATCTCACAGTAAACCCCGATAACGAATAA
- a CDS encoding 4-hydroxythreonine-4-phosphate dehydrogenase (PFAM: Pyridoxal phosphate biosynthetic protein PdxA~TIGRFAM: 4-hydroxythreonine-4-phosphate dehydrogenase~COGs: COG1995 Pyridoxal phosphate biosynthesis protein~InterPro IPR005255~KEGG: cyh:Cyan8802_2538 4-hydroxythreonine-4-phosphate dehydrogenase~PFAM: Pyridoxal phosphate biosynthetic protein PdxA~PRIAM: 4-hydroxythreonine-4-phosphate dehydrogenase~SPTR: 4-hydroxythreonine-4-phosphate dehydrogenase;~TIGRFAM: 4-hydroxythreonine-4-phosphate dehydrogenase), with translation MTIKQWLKVQNYFTVNLLNINNNKVNLVLTMGDAAGIGSEVILKALADPLITDHANITIIGDRPWLDHTYHTLNPTSNLAHPDKFNIIELPHTLNPSWGNGDAHTGEASFLYLEKAIELTLEGKFEGIVTAPIAKYLWQKAGYDYPGQTEVLAIKSNTDKFGMMFVGESPRTGWILKTLLATTHIPLNQVSATLNPQLMTLKLELLLDTLKKDFNLDTPTIAIAGLNPHSGEDGKLGTEEKEWLQEWFSQAQTKYSPAKLIGLLPPDTMWVKPFQAWYDDSNIKVADAFLALYHDQGLIPVKAMAFDQAINTTIGLPFIRTSPDHGTAFDIAGKGIANPTSMKSAIKLAIKFCQNRRHQTN, from the coding sequence TTGACCATCAAACAATGGCTAAAAGTTCAAAATTATTTTACGGTTAATCTTTTGAATATTAATAACAATAAAGTTAATTTAGTTTTGACCATGGGGGATGCGGCGGGAATTGGCTCAGAGGTAATCCTCAAGGCTTTAGCTGATCCTTTAATAACAGATCATGCTAACATCACGATTATAGGCGATCGCCCTTGGTTAGACCATACCTATCATACCCTCAACCCCACCTCCAACCTAGCACATCCAGATAAATTTAATATCATCGAGCTTCCCCACACCCTCAACCCTTCATGGGGAAATGGTGATGCCCATACAGGAGAAGCTAGTTTTTTGTACCTAGAAAAAGCCATTGAGCTTACCCTTGAGGGAAAATTTGAAGGCATTGTAACCGCCCCTATCGCCAAATATTTATGGCAAAAAGCAGGATATGACTATCCAGGGCAAACAGAGGTTTTGGCAATCAAATCAAATACCGATAAATTTGGCATGATGTTTGTGGGAGAATCCCCCCGCACAGGATGGATTTTAAAAACCCTATTAGCTACTACTCATATTCCCCTCAATCAAGTTTCTGCCACCCTCAATCCTCAGTTGATGACCCTTAAACTAGAATTATTACTAGATACCCTCAAAAAAGATTTTAACCTAGATACTCCCACAATTGCGATCGCAGGGCTAAATCCCCACAGTGGTGAAGACGGAAAACTAGGCACAGAGGAAAAAGAATGGTTACAAGAATGGTTTAGTCAAGCCCAAACAAAATATAGCCCAGCAAAACTCATCGGACTACTACCTCCCGACACCATGTGGGTAAAGCCCTTCCAAGCATGGTATGATGATAGTAACATCAAAGTAGCAGATGCTTTCCTTGCCCTCTATCACGACCAAGGATTAATCCCTGTCAAAGCCATGGCATTTGATCAAGCCATTAATACTACCATTGGCTTACCCTTTATACGTACATCGCCAGATCATGGCACCGCCTTCGATATTGCAGGAAAAGGTATCGCCAATCCCACCAGTATGAAATCAGCTATCAAATTAGCTATCAAATTTTGTCAAAATCGCCGTCATCAAACAAATTAA
- a CDS encoding hypothetical protein (KEGG: tel:tlr1669 hypothetical protein~SPTR: Tlr1669 protein), with the protein MMQTLEKSTKKWLARPIGEKLQEAGLISPYQIEVALIDQTSYIDTKFGEILALRGWLKQETVDFFVQDLPQLIHQPQKIRLGDYFKAAALLREEQITEILQEQMQLGIKFGYVAVIKGYLKQETLDFFLRHFVESREDRKTTHQEKETFIQFDTEIEFDDGDDKYEINWIN; encoded by the coding sequence ATGATGCAAACCCTAGAGAAAAGTACAAAAAAGTGGTTAGCTAGACCTATTGGCGAGAAATTGCAAGAGGCAGGGTTAATTTCACCATATCAAATTGAGGTTGCTTTAATTGATCAAACATCTTATATAGATACTAAATTTGGCGAAATTTTGGCTCTGAGGGGATGGTTAAAACAGGAAACCGTGGACTTTTTTGTTCAAGATTTACCACAACTTATTCATCAACCTCAAAAAATCCGATTAGGAGATTATTTTAAAGCGGCTGCCTTGTTGCGAGAGGAACAAATTACCGAAATATTGCAAGAGCAGATGCAATTAGGAATTAAGTTTGGGTATGTTGCGGTGATCAAAGGTTATTTGAAACAGGAAACCCTAGACTTTTTTCTGCGTCATTTTGTGGAATCAAGAGAAGATAGAAAAACTACTCATCAGGAAAAAGAAACTTTCATTCAGTTTGACACTGAAATTGAATTTGATGATGGTGATGATAAATATGAAATTAATTGGATTAATTAA
- a CDS encoding hypothetical protein (KEGG: amr:AM1_4429 hypothetical protein~SPTR: Putative uncharacterized protein), translating into MENQEIKYQELQEKIDFINKEIKELAESCEGDCLQLLQVLRQLEATHRNINEQFLSPALPTNRHRLYLLVRHMEEVGGWPYIPRMRLKSFCENLLREEEEKQAEE; encoded by the coding sequence ATGGAAAATCAAGAAATTAAATATCAGGAACTACAAGAAAAAATCGATTTTATTAATAAAGAAATAAAGGAATTGGCAGAAAGTTGTGAGGGTGATTGTTTACAATTATTACAAGTTTTAAGGCAATTGGAAGCCACCCATCGTAATATAAATGAACAATTTTTATCTCCTGCTTTACCCACCAATCGCCATCGTCTTTATCTTTTGGTACGCCACATGGAAGAGGTGGGAGGATGGCCATATATTCCCAGAATGAGATTAAAAAGTTTTTGTGAGAATCTTTTACGAGAAGAAGAAGAAAAACAAGCAGAGGAATAA
- a CDS encoding transcriptional regulator, ArsR family (PFAM: Bacterial regulatory protein, arsR family~COGs: COG0640 transcriptional regulator protein~InterPro IPR001845~KEGG: syp:SYNPCC7002_A0051 ArsR family transcriptional regulator~PFAM: regulatory protein ArsR~SMART: regulatory protein ArsR~SPTR: Transcriptional regulator, ArsR family): MAIANSVPPEVLEQVAEYFNILSNPMRLQILNLLGEGEKCVQELVEITQTSQANVSKHLKIMLQGGIINRRPEGTSAYYYIEDSLIFDLSHLVCNHLAEKMEKQALKFRNITLAQQKNK, encoded by the coding sequence ATGGCGATCGCAAATTCAGTTCCCCCGGAAGTATTAGAACAAGTTGCAGAATACTTTAATATATTAAGTAACCCCATGCGTTTGCAAATATTAAACCTACTTGGGGAAGGGGAAAAATGTGTCCAAGAATTGGTCGAAATTACCCAAACCAGTCAGGCAAATGTATCAAAACACCTCAAAATTATGTTACAAGGGGGAATCATCAACCGTCGTCCAGAGGGTACATCGGCATACTACTATATTGAAGACTCCCTCATTTTTGACTTATCCCATTTAGTCTGTAATCACCTTGCTGAAAAAATGGAAAAACAAGCTCTCAAATTTCGTAACATTACCCTAGCCCAACAAAAAAATAAGTAA